One Mytilus trossulus isolate FHL-02 chromosome 5, PNRI_Mtr1.1.1.hap1, whole genome shotgun sequence DNA segment encodes these proteins:
- the LOC134718806 gene encoding low-density lipoprotein receptor-related protein 8-like has product MKVVLAFGFFLGTAFCCSDDQYTCLDGQCISSDYQCDSWVDCSSGEDDMGCSPCESDQFLCATDSCIKWYWVCDGMDDCGDGSDERGCSNLCWNTYNPLARRSIAKVSAKKAVSRGLNKGGKNEAAGSNLYKKKNEVEAEKIVNKLERLRLLRRGKNGK; this is encoded by the exons ATGAAGGTAGTACTtgcatttggattttttttgggAACAGCATTTT GCTGTTCTGATGATCAGTATACGTGCTTGGACGGACAATGCATCTCTTCAGATTATCAGTGTGATTCCTGGGTTGATTGCAGTAGTGGAGAAGACGATATGGGATGTTCTC CTTGCGAAAGTGATCAATTTCTTTGTGCTACTGATTCCTGTATAAAATGGTATTGGGTATGCGATGGTATGGATGACTGTGGTGATGGCTCTGACGAACGGGGATGCTCCAACCTTTGTTGGAATACATATA ACCCACTTGCAAGACGGAGTATAGCAAAAGTGAGTGCCAAAAAAGCTGTATCCAGGGGTCTCAACAAAGGAGGTAAAAATGAAGCTGCTGGTTCGAATctctacaaaaagaaaaacgaaGTTGAAGCAGAGAAAATTGTTAATAAACTCGAAAGGCTCAGGCTACTCAGAAGaggaaaaaatggaaaatag